The Acidimicrobiales bacterium genomic sequence CGCCTTCACGACCGTGCTCGTCCTGTTCGGGGCGGCCGAGTCGGCGGCCATCGTGCTCGCCGTGCCGGCCGCCGTCCTCGTCGGGGCCGCGCACGCGGCGGCGATGGCGGCGTTCGTGGCGTCCGCGCAGAACGAGTACGGCCTGTCGAGCGTGTTCCGGTTCGCCATCATGCCGATGTTCCTGTTCTCGGGCACGTTCTTCCCGGTCGACCAGCTCCCGTCCTGGCTGCGGCCGGTGGCCTGGGCCACCCCGCTGTGGCACGGCGTGGAGCTGTGCCGGTCCCTCGCCCTCGGCATCGGCTCGGTCGCCGGCAACCTCGGTCACGTCGCCTACCTGTGCCTCTGGATCGCGGCCGGCACGGTGCTCACCGTCCGCCGCTTCGAACGGCGGTTGGTCGTGTGAGCGCCACCGCCGCGCCCGCCCGCCAGAGCCGGGGGCTCGCCGTCCGGGTCGTCCCGCCGGTGCTGCTGAACGGGCGCCGGGCCGGGCGGCTCATCGAGCGCAACGCCATGGTGTACCGGCGGGCCTGGGTGATCGTGTTCTCGGGGTTCTTCGAGCCGGTCTTCTACCTGCTCTCGGTCCGCCTCGGCCTCGGCGACCTGGTCGGCGGCGTCTCGGTCGGCGGCCGGGCGGTCGCCTACACGACGTTCGCGGCGCCCGCGCTTCTGGCCTCGTCGGCCATGAACGGCGCCGTCTACGAGTCGACGATGAACATCTGGTTCAAGCTGAAGCACCAGCGCACCTACGACGGCATCCTCGCCACGCCCATGCAGCCGGGCGACGTCGCCCTCGGCGAGATCACCTGGTGCCTGATGCGGGGCCTGCTCTACGCCGCCGGCTTCCTCGTCGTGATGCTGGCGATGGGGCTGATCGAGTCCTGGTGGGGGCTGGCGCTGCTCCCCGGCGCGGTGCTGATCGGCTTCGCGTTCGCCGCCGTCGGCATGGCGGCCACCTCGTTCATGCGCAGCTGGCAGGACTTCGACCTCGTCCAGCTGGCCGTGCTGCCCCTGTTCCTGTTCTCGGCGACCTTCTATCCCCTGTCGACCTATCCGGACGGGCTGGAGTGGGTGGTCCGCTGCACCCCGC encodes the following:
- a CDS encoding ABC transporter permease; the protein is MATPGFLRAVEASLVTYRSTWRGSIVSSFLNPVLFLAAMGLGLGSLVDETGRGQTLAGGTYLAFLGPGLLAAAAMQTGAGEASYPIMAGIKWTKTYHAAMATPVAVRDIALGALTWVSIRVAITAVAFTTVLVLFGAAESAAIVLAVPAAVLVGAAHAAAMAAFVASAQNEYGLSSVFRFAIMPMFLFSGTFFPVDQLPSWLRPVAWATPLWHGVELCRSLALGIGSVAGNLGHVAYLCLWIAAGTVLTVRRFERRLVV
- a CDS encoding ABC transporter permease — its product is MSATAAPARQSRGLAVRVVPPVLLNGRRAGRLIERNAMVYRRAWVIVFSGFFEPVFYLLSVRLGLGDLVGGVSVGGRAVAYTTFAAPALLASSAMNGAVYESTMNIWFKLKHQRTYDGILATPMQPGDVALGEITWCLMRGLLYAAGFLVVMLAMGLIESWWGLALLPGAVLIGFAFAAVGMAATSFMRSWQDFDLVQLAVLPLFLFSATFYPLSTYPDGLEWVVRCTPLYQGVDLLRSLSLGVVGWDALGHVAYLATMGLAGLTVTSRRLERLLLQ